From the genome of Labrus bergylta chromosome 4, fLabBer1.1, whole genome shotgun sequence, one region includes:
- the LOC109996217 gene encoding transcription factor HES-1-B-like, whose amino-acid sequence MPAGTLTSPSSVAAPQARGDATPEKPRTLTESRKSSKPIMEKRRRARINESLGQLKTLIMDALKKDSSRHSKLEKADILEMTVKHLRNLQRLQMTAAVNTDPSVLGKYRAGFSECVGEVTHFLSTCEGVNTEVRTRLLSHLAACVTQISAVNFYTPHPGALGLGQTNVPQVPCKSSSAMHVSSEALKMYRGFQVLPTPDGQFAFLVPSTALVPLSAQNSQLMSPVAPAVTSDSVWRPW is encoded by the exons ATGCCTGCCGGGACTTTAACATCTCCATCTTCTGTGGCTGCACCACAGGCGAGAGGAGACGCCACACCTGAGAAACCCCGCACTCTAACAGAGAGCAGAAAG TCCTCTAAACCCATCATGGAGAAGCGGAGACGTGCGCGCATCAATGAGAGCTTAGGCCAACTGAAGACTCTCATCATGGACGCACTTAAGAAAGAT agCTCCAGACACTCAAAACTGGAGAAAGCAGACATCCTGGAAATGACTGTAAAGCACCTGAGGAACCTGCAGAGACTTCAGATGACCG ctgctgttaaCACAGATCCGTCAGTCCTGGGTAAATACCGAGCTGGCTtcagtgagtgtgtgggtgAGGTCACCCATTTCCTGTCAACGTGCGAAGGGGTGAACACAGAGGTGAGGACACGCCTCCTTAGTCACTTGGCAGCCTGTGTTACCCAGATCAGCGCTGTGAACTTCTACACGCCTCACCCAGGTGCTCTGGGACTCGGACAGACAAATGTCCCTCAGGTGCCCTGCAAAAGCAGCTCAGCAATGCACGTCTCTTCAGAAGCGCTGAAGATGTACAGAGGATTCCAGGTGTTGCCAACGCCGGATGGACAGTTTGCGTTTCTTGTTCCCAGCACAGCCCTTGTGCCTCTGAGTGCACAGAACAGCCAGCTCATGTCGCCTGTTGCACCTGCAGTCACCTCAGACTCTGTGTGGAGGCCGTGGTAA